The proteins below are encoded in one region of Telopea speciosissima isolate NSW1024214 ecotype Mountain lineage chromosome 10, Tspe_v1, whole genome shotgun sequence:
- the LOC122643201 gene encoding probable calcium-binding protein CML41 — protein sequence MATAVVSKATLSKCFSNKSFVLSVHRLQHSKKQSRNDELQQIFRHLDTNGNGKIEGSELRSYLASKKEFMSPEEAQAVTNELVAAGGDSLTLSFDDFAMLMERQGGDDDLKRGFQMFAGKRSGSITSEDLQRVFKMSNEECKSIIKAFDLNGDGVIDFPEFQQMMA from the coding sequence ATGGCAACTGCTGTTGTTTCCAAGGCAACATTATCCAAATGCTTCTCCAACAAGAGCTTCGTGCTAAGTGTCCATCGCCTTCAGCATTCCAAAAAACAATCAAGAAATGATGAACTCCAACAAATATTTCGTCACTTGGATACTAATGGTAATGGGAAAATCGAAGGATCTGAACTCAGATCCTACCTTGCCTCCAAAAAGGAGTTCATGTCACCTGAGGAGGCTCAAGCTGTGACCAATGAACTCGTTGCAGCAGGCGGCGACAGTTTGACACTCAGCTTTGATGATTTTGCGATGTTGATGGAGCGTCAAGGTGGGGATGATGATCTGAAACGAGGGTTTCAGATGTTCGCTGGGAAGAGGTCTGGGTCCATTACATCAGAGGATTTGCAGAGGGTATTCAAAATGTCAAATGAAGAGTGCAAGAGCATCATAAAGGCATTCGACCTCAACGGCGATGGTGTGATTGATTTCCCTGAGTTCCAGCAGATGATGGCTTAA